One genomic segment of Hymenobacter psoromatis includes these proteins:
- a CDS encoding DUF4249 domain-containing protein: protein MTRWNPYAAASWLLASLALLLAGCVDRYLPPVISSPQTYLVVDGFINLRGVTTVRLSRSRSLSTPTSPVEINASVSIRDETGTSYPLFEQGGGISTGTGTYISDYLTLSPTHQYQLRLRTAAGREYASDLVAGKLTPAIDQLSWASELNGVQVYLDAHDPAGATGYYRWTYQETWAFHSEYQSGYEYVNNQVQLRYEDIYHCWRSENSTAIKLSTTTGLSQDVVAKFPLTLLPGNSEKLGTRYSILVQQYAQTPEEYAYWDNLRKNTESLGTLFDPLPSQLSGNVHGLTDASELVLGYVGATSVTERRLFIDRSELPAANHFLTGYENCLPLDTVLLKNVPFYFSFQGSLPVYAIYGIGGGLLGYTGGATDCVDCRSRGTNVRPSFW from the coding sequence ATGACCCGCTGGAACCCTTACGCGGCGGCTAGCTGGCTGCTAGCCAGCCTGGCCCTACTGCTGGCCGGTTGCGTTGACCGCTACCTGCCCCCGGTCATCAGCAGCCCACAGACCTACCTCGTGGTGGATGGCTTCATCAACCTGCGCGGCGTGACCACGGTGCGGCTCTCGCGCAGCCGCAGCCTGAGCACGCCTACCTCGCCCGTCGAAATCAATGCCAGCGTGAGCATTCGGGATGAAACCGGGACCAGCTACCCCCTCTTCGAGCAGGGCGGCGGCATCAGCACCGGCACTGGCACTTACATCTCGGACTACCTCACGCTAAGCCCTACCCACCAGTACCAGCTGCGGCTGCGCACGGCGGCGGGCCGCGAATATGCCTCCGACCTGGTGGCCGGCAAGCTCACGCCCGCCATCGACCAGCTCTCGTGGGCCTCCGAACTCAATGGCGTGCAGGTGTATCTCGATGCCCACGACCCGGCCGGGGCCACGGGCTACTACCGCTGGACCTACCAGGAAACCTGGGCATTCCACTCCGAGTACCAGTCGGGCTACGAGTACGTGAACAATCAGGTACAGCTGCGCTACGAGGACATTTACCACTGCTGGCGTTCCGAAAACTCGACTGCCATCAAGCTGAGCACCACCACCGGGCTGAGCCAGGACGTGGTGGCTAAGTTTCCGCTCACCCTGCTGCCGGGCAACTCTGAGAAGCTGGGCACCCGGTACAGCATCCTGGTGCAGCAGTACGCCCAAACCCCGGAGGAATACGCGTACTGGGATAACCTGCGCAAGAACACCGAAAGCCTGGGCACGCTTTTCGACCCGCTGCCCAGCCAGCTTTCGGGCAACGTGCACGGCCTGACCGATGCCAGCGAGCTGGTGCTGGGCTACGTGGGAGCCACCTCCGTCACCGAGCGGCGGCTGTTCATCGACCGCAGCGAATTGCCGGCGGCCAACCATTTTTTGACGGGCTACGAAAACTGCCTGCCGCTCGACACGGTGCTTCTCAAGAACGTGCCATTTTACTTCTCCTTCCAGGGCTCGCTGCCCGTCTATGCCATTTATGGTATAGGCGGCGGGCTGCTAGGCTACACGGGGGGGGCGACCGACTGCGTGGACTGCCGCAGCCGGGGCACCAATGTGCGGCCCAGCTTCTGGTAG